A single window of Shumkonia mesophila DNA harbors:
- a CDS encoding GntR family transcriptional regulator: MQRDPSFRRIDKNKPIPLYYQIADDIKARIAKEELKPGDKLPTEQWLLEVYNVSRITIRRALSELIAAGIVDRVRGRGPVVANRKFNRRVLNLTGLQEELSNAGLVSTSRVSNISRKPGKALDARHLELEDGEMVLSFCRIRYGNGQPIASQVIYLPDALCPGFDPMRLENDSLYRILEDDYGLKIDYANQTLGVKVPSKKQLAALELRDATGLLQMARTTYLDTGRVIEFTEICYVPGRYEISMCLYR, from the coding sequence ATGCAGCGCGACCCCTCTTTCCGCCGAATCGACAAGAACAAGCCCATTCCGCTCTATTACCAGATCGCGGATGATATCAAGGCACGCATCGCCAAGGAGGAGCTTAAACCGGGGGACAAGCTGCCCACGGAACAATGGCTGCTCGAGGTCTACAATGTCAGCCGCATCACAATCCGCCGGGCCCTGAGTGAACTGATCGCCGCCGGGATCGTGGACAGGGTGCGGGGCCGGGGGCCGGTTGTCGCCAATCGCAAGTTCAATCGGCGCGTGCTCAACCTGACGGGCCTCCAGGAGGAGCTTTCCAACGCGGGCCTTGTCTCTACGTCGCGTGTTTCGAACATCAGCCGCAAGCCGGGCAAGGCCCTCGATGCCCGCCACCTGGAACTGGAAGACGGCGAGATGGTCCTCTCGTTCTGCCGTATTCGCTACGGCAACGGCCAGCCCATCGCCAGCCAAGTGATCTATCTGCCAGACGCCCTGTGCCCGGGCTTCGATCCCATGCGACTGGAAAATGACTCTCTGTATCGCATCCTGGAAGACGACTACGGCCTGAAGATCGACTACGCCAACCAGACCCTGGGCGTGAAGGTGCCGTCCAAGAAGCAGCTGGCCGCCCTGGAACTGCGGGACGCCACCGGACTCTTGCAGATGGCGCGCACCACCTATCTGGATACCGGCCGGGTGATCGAATTCACCGAGATCTGCTACGTGCCGGGTCGCTACGAGATTTCCATGTGCCTGTACCGCTGA